A single Acidaminococcus sp. DNA region contains:
- a CDS encoding phage tail family protein, translating into MQFPKRKENEQNFTITKDGVEYKLPAHWSLTDSGSYTFRNKLQSRAFAHGSDAVGDGKIDGRTIQVEFSMEGVTEEDHDEVLNEAYTFFGQTDYSLMAGRPDRVYHVACLSKIKHKFENGFKQRRSNITVFLLLADPFRYEAQESKVVFLFPQATVQAEMVLHNLGSVDTPLTFRFIPKDRMTNLTVWHQEAKEKFTLTDALLVAPKTSIVNGREGTVWRDKDNSINAFTGAFLHAKPGANLFLYTGGAGTVEITYTNRWFV; encoded by the coding sequence ATGCAATTTCCAAAGCGGAAAGAAAACGAACAAAATTTCACAATCACCAAAGATGGGGTGGAATATAAGCTCCCGGCCCATTGGAGCCTGACGGACAGCGGCAGCTATACTTTCCGGAATAAGCTCCAATCCCGGGCCTTCGCCCATGGAAGTGATGCAGTGGGGGATGGAAAGATTGATGGCCGGACGATCCAGGTGGAATTTTCCATGGAGGGGGTTACGGAGGAAGACCATGACGAAGTGCTGAATGAAGCCTATACCTTCTTTGGCCAAACGGATTATTCCTTAATGGCCGGCCGCCCGGACCGGGTGTACCATGTGGCCTGCCTGTCCAAGATCAAGCACAAGTTCGAGAACGGGTTCAAGCAACGACGAAGCAACATTACCGTGTTCCTTCTCCTGGCAGACCCGTTCCGGTACGAAGCCCAGGAATCCAAAGTGGTCTTTCTCTTTCCCCAGGCAACGGTGCAGGCGGAAATGGTGCTCCATAACCTGGGGAGCGTGGATACCCCGCTGACTTTCCGGTTTATCCCCAAAGACCGGATGACCAACCTCACCGTCTGGCACCAGGAAGCCAAAGAAAAGTTTACCCTGACCGATGCCCTGCTGGTGGCTCCCAAGACCTCCATTGTGAACGGGAGAGAAGGAACGGTCTGGCGGGACAAGGATAACAGCATCAACGCCTTTACTGGGGCTTTCCTCCACGCCAAACCGGGAGCGAATCTCTTTCTCTACACAGGAGGAGCAGGGACGGTGGAAATAACCTATACCAACAGGTGGTTTGTATGA